AATACTAAATTTAAGGAAAATCATAAATGACCTTAATCCCGATGTTTTATTTGGCTTTCTAACCGAAACGAATTTGGTCATGATTATTGCGAGATTATTTTCAAAATATAAACCCAAATTAATAATAAGCGAGTATACCCTGCCTTCCCTGCATATGAAATATCGTCCTGACCTAAGATTCCTGATGTCATTGTTCTATAGAATATCTGATAATATAATTGCTATATCAAATGGCGTAAAAAAAGATTTAATAGAAAATTTTGGAATTAAGGAAGAAAAAATTAGTGTGATATATAACCCGATAAACGAAACAGAAATAAAGTCAAAAAGTGAAGAAGAGATTACCGAACATGTTTGGTTCAAAGAAAATAAGCCGATAATTATTAATGTAGCTTCATTAACAAAATTAAAAGGACATGAATATCTGATCAATGTATTTGAGATCATAAGAAAGAAATTGGACTGCAGGCTGGTTATTTTAGGGGATGGAGACGAGAAAGAAAGGCTTATAAATTTAGTAAATAGTAAGAATCTGGAAAAAAATGTCTTATTTTTGAATTTTCAAGAAAATCCTTATAAATTTATGGCTCATTCTTCGGTTTTTGTGTTATCATCACTTTATGAAGGTCGACCAAATGTATTAATTGAGGCTATTTTGTGCGGTATTCCAGTAGTTTCAACGGATTGTCCTTGCGGGCCCAGGGAGATAATTTTTGACGGGGTTGATGGCTTGCTTGTTCCTATGAAGGATGAAAACAAATTAGCCGAAGCGGTTCTTAAAATACTTAATAATAAAAAATTTGCGGGAGAGTTAATTTTAAATGCCAAAAATAAGCTTAAGGAATTTTCTTTACAAAAGTCTATTTCAAAATATGAAGAAATTTTAACAAAATAGAAACTCTAAGAAGCTTTGATCAAAAAATAATATATGTTAAAGCTCTTATATGTAATATCCAATACCAATGGAGAAAAATTTACTCCTTTTTTATTTCTTTTAAAAAAAACAGGAGCTGAAGATCAGTTAATTCCTAAATCTGTTGAATATCGTATAGCTAATAACTATTCTTATATGTCAATTTTTGGCACGATATTCAGTTTATTTAAATTCTGCAGAAAAATAAAACCGGATATAATAGTTTCTTTTTTATGGAGAGCTAATATAGTCTCAGCTTTTGTTTCTTTATTTTGTCGCATTAAGCTTATTTTAGCAGAACACACGGTCACCGATATTTGTATAAGCGGCTATAAACATTCTTTCTTTAAGTCTGTAGTATTATCTCTATCGTACAGAATAGCAAATAAAATTATTGCGGTCTCAGATGACGTAAAGGATTCACTGATAAATTACCTGAAGGTTGACAAAAATAAAGTAGAAACAATTTATAATGGTGTAGACATAGTTACAATTGAAACTAACTCAATAGAAAAAGTGTCTTTGCCGTTCAAAGAATATTTAATATCGTGTGGTCGATTGGAAAAAGAGAAAAATTATTCATTTTTGTTAGAAGTGATAAACTTTTTAAAGCAGGAACTGTCTGTCAACATTCCTTTAGTGATACTTGGTGAAGGAAGAGAAAGAAATAAATTGGAAAAGAAAGCAAAGGATCTCAATATAGACCTTTTTATGCCGGGATATATTGAAAATCCGTATCCTTATATAAAAAACGCTAAAGCTTTTGTTCTTAGTTCAACGTATGAAGGTTTTCCGGGGGTAATACTTGAGGCCATGGTTTTAAAAACACCGATTATAACGGTTGCATGCCGTGGGGGAATAAATGAGATAATTAAAAATGGGGTAAATGGTATAATTGTTGAACAAAATAATATAAAAGCCTTTGCATCTGCGATTAAAGACTTGAAGCAGAATATACCCTTAAAAGAAAAACTTGTTGAAAATGCGTATAAAACTGTTCGTGAAAAATATGATATAAAAGAAATGCTGTTTAAATACGAATCAATTATGGAAGAGATAATCTATGAAAAAAAAATCTAAAGTTATTGTTGTTATGCCCGCGTATAATGCGGAAAAAACACTTAAACAAACACTCAATGATATCCCGAAAGGAAGTGTTGACGAGATAATTCTTGTTGACGATGCGTCCAAAGATGATACCGCAAAGCTTGCGAGAAAATTGGGGCTGAAGGTTATTGAGCACAAAGAAAATGTGGGGTATGGAGGAAATCAAAAAACCTGTTATAAAACAGCTATTGAAGAAGGAGCCGATGTGGTTGTTATGCTGCACCCGGATTATCAGTATGATCCCAGGCTTGTTCCCTATCTTTCCGGTTTGATTATTGATGGAATTTGCGATGTCGTTTTGGCTAACCGTATTCGTACCAGAAAAGAAGCTATTGAGGGCGGGATGCCTTTATATAAATATTTTTTCAATCGAATGCTTACCTTTATTGAAAATTTGTTCTTAGGTTTAAATTTAGGGGAATATCATACCGGTTACCGCGCTTTTTCTAAAAAGGTCTTGGAAACAATAAGGTATGAAGAAAATTCTGATGATTTTGTTTTTGACCAGCAAATATTGATTCAAGCGGCGGCGCTTGAGTTCAGGATTGGGGAAATACCTGTGCCGGCAAAATATTTTAAAGAAG
This window of the Elusimicrobiota bacterium genome carries:
- a CDS encoding glycosyltransferase translates to MGNLEKRKIIFVIPNLARGGAEKIFVTLLDNLNTDKIEPICVFYDSKHFFSIPKNIKQYILNLPATKNYFLKLVRFILRILNLRKIINDLNPDVLFGFLTETNLVMIIARLFSKYKPKLIISEYTLPSLHMKYRPDLRFLMSLFYRISDNIIAISNGVKKDLIENFGIKEEKISVIYNPINETEIKSKSEEEITEHVWFKENKPIIINVASLTKLKGHEYLINVFEIIRKKLDCRLVILGDGDEKERLINLVNSKNLEKNVLFLNFQENPYKFMAHSSVFVLSSLYEGRPNVLIEAILCGIPVVSTDCPCGPREIIFDGVDGLLVPMKDENKLAEAVLKILNNKKFAGELILNAKNKLKEFSLQKSISKYEEILTK
- a CDS encoding glycosyltransferase family 2 protein, whose translation is MKKKSKVIVVMPAYNAEKTLKQTLNDIPKGSVDEIILVDDASKDDTAKLARKLGLKVIEHKENVGYGGNQKTCYKTAIEEGADVVVMLHPDYQYDPRLVPYLSGLIIDGICDVVLANRIRTRKEAIEGGMPLYKYFFNRMLTFIENLFLGLNLGEYHTGYRAFSKKVLETIRYEENSDDFVFDQQILIQAAALEFRIGEIPVPAKYFKEASSINFKRSVKYGIETLLNVMKFILHRIGLIKFSIFYPKNRNQEKKK
- a CDS encoding glycosyltransferase, with the protein product MLKLLYVISNTNGEKFTPFLFLLKKTGAEDQLIPKSVEYRIANNYSYMSIFGTIFSLFKFCRKIKPDIIVSFLWRANIVSAFVSLFCRIKLILAEHTVTDICISGYKHSFFKSVVLSLSYRIANKIIAVSDDVKDSLINYLKVDKNKVETIYNGVDIVTIETNSIEKVSLPFKEYLISCGRLEKEKNYSFLLEVINFLKQELSVNIPLVILGEGRERNKLEKKAKDLNIDLFMPGYIENPYPYIKNAKAFVLSSTYEGFPGVILEAMVLKTPIITVACRGGINEIIKNGVNGIIVEQNNIKAFASAIKDLKQNIPLKEKLVENAYKTVREKYDIKEMLFKYESIMEEIIYEKKI